The following DNA comes from Verrucomicrobiota bacterium.
TAATACGACAAGTTGAGGATGAGCATAAGGCTGTGACTCGTGCTTTAAATCAAGTGAGACTTCAGGAATTCAAATACCTAACTAGTGAAAAAGGATTGTCTATTTCTCAGGCTAACGAAGAACTGATAGCGTTTGACGAATTTTTAAAAAAGTACGATGGTAGCCGTATCAAGCTATCTGGGCTAGTGAGCTCACTGTCAGCAAGAGTAACGGATGTAAAAGACCGAGCGATTGTGGCAAGAGATACAGCGGTGGCCAAAAAACGTTTTTTGCAATCTAGTGACCCAGAGGGGCGTGCCTTTGGAGAGTCACTTGAGGTTGAAATAATTGATTTTGACGAAGAGACTGAGGCATTGCGCAGTCAAGAAAGCGACATTTTGGAATGTAACAGTGCCCTCGAGTATGATTTGAGAAACTTATCTGCTGGTCTACCTCGAGTGCAATCCCCCGTGGGCAGGAAAAAGGTCAAAGCAATCGCCTCTGGAATTGGTGAGATCAAAGAAAATATTATTGAAACCAATAAAAAGATAGAGAATTACAACTTTGGAGAGCCAGTAACCTTGATTTCATCTATTTTGGGATTTGTTTTTGGATCTAGTTGGGTGACGCAAAGTTTTTGGCAGGATTGGTTTGGGGTGATACCACTTTTTACAGGTTCTATGATGATTTCTTCATTGGCTTTGATAGTAGCTGTACCATTCTCCGTGGCAGCGGCGATTTATGTCAACCAGCTAGCCTCACAGTCCGAGCTAAATTTTATAAAGCCATTTATAGAGTTTATTGGTGCGATACCTTCGGTTGTGTTGGGTTTTTTCGGGGTAGTGGTATTGGGGGAAGCATTGAGATCAGTGTCACAAATAGAGTTGCTTTCCTGGGTCCCTGGGTTTCCAATGTCTGAAAGGTTAACCATACTAACAGCTGGTTTGCTTTTAGCTTTTATGGCCATACCAACCATTTTCACCTTGGTGGAGGATGCTATTAACAATGTTCCAAATCAATTTGTGGAAGCTTCTTATGCATTAGGGGCTAACAAAATTCAGACTGTATTTAAAATTCTGATTCCATCTGCTCTTTCTGGTATTATCGCAGCGATTTTATTAGGGCTAGGGCGCGTTATTGGAGAAACAATGGTGGTCTTGCTTTGCGCGGGAAATAGAATACAAATTCCTGAGTTTTCTCTTGGCCTTGGAGCTTACCTGCAGCCTGTGCATACCATGACTGGGATTATTGCTCAAGAGATGGGTGAAGTTGCCAACGGAAGTTTGCACTACCGGGCCTTATTTATGGTTGGCCTG
Coding sequences within:
- the pstC gene encoding phosphate ABC transporter permease subunit PstC; this encodes MGAHTIEKKKEPMSFGQALSSKSRRKFLGFTLDGYIEKFFMIAASIAIVILLLIITFLFREGAGFVPDYRSHIALYRKAGLEYVDLIRQVEDEHKAVTRALNQVRLQEFKYLTSEKGLSISQANEELIAFDEFLKKYDGSRIKLSGLVSSLSARVTDVKDRAIVARDTAVAKKRFLQSSDPEGRAFGESLEVEIIDFDEETEALRSQESDILECNSALEYDLRNLSAGLPRVQSPVGRKKVKAIASGIGEIKENIIETNKKIENYNFGEPVTLISSILGFVFGSSWVTQSFWQDWFGVIPLFTGSMMISSLALIVAVPFSVAAAIYVNQLASQSELNFIKPFIEFIGAIPSVVLGFFGVVVLGEALRSVSQIELLSWVPGFPMSERLTILTAGLLLAFMAIPTIFTLVEDAINNVPNQFVEASYALGANKIQTVFKILIPSALSGIIAAILLGLGRVIGETMVVLLCAGNRIQIPEFSLGLGAYLQPVHTMTGIIAQEMGEVANGSLHYRALFMVGLVLFFISLMLNIAAQQIVRRFRVRI